Proteins encoded within one genomic window of Chelatococcus sp. HY11:
- a CDS encoding FadR/GntR family transcriptional regulator has translation MSSGDLSPAGGQPSRRTASKVYDHIFDRIAAGDYLKGQKLPTETDIAEQFKVSRTVVREALARLRDDGLIQSRQGAGSFILASADQAIRRFAPVMSIGDIQRCYEFRMFIEEAACGLAALRRTDSELQDLRKLLRETEDIGDVSLGVEADLDFHLAIASASHNRFFVDTLVSMRSHMTVGMELTRKLSLTRPQDALQLMYAEHQVIYDAIAAGQVDAASAAMRNHLEAARKRVFED, from the coding sequence ATGTCGTCTGGCGATCTGTCCCCGGCCGGTGGCCAACCGTCACGCCGCACCGCATCCAAGGTCTATGACCATATCTTCGACCGGATCGCGGCCGGCGACTATCTGAAGGGACAGAAGCTCCCGACCGAGACGGACATCGCAGAACAGTTCAAGGTGTCGCGCACGGTGGTGCGCGAAGCGCTCGCCCGCCTCAGGGACGACGGCCTCATCCAGTCGCGCCAGGGCGCCGGCAGCTTCATCCTCGCCAGCGCCGACCAGGCCATCCGCCGCTTCGCCCCCGTGATGAGCATTGGCGATATCCAGCGCTGCTATGAGTTCCGCATGTTCATCGAGGAGGCCGCCTGCGGGCTGGCCGCGCTGCGCCGCACCGACAGCGAACTGCAGGACCTGCGGAAGCTCTTGCGCGAAACGGAGGATATCGGCGACGTGAGCCTTGGCGTCGAGGCGGACCTCGACTTTCACCTCGCCATCGCCTCCGCCTCGCATAATCGTTTCTTCGTCGACACGCTGGTCTCCATGCGCAGCCATATGACCGTCGGCATGGAGTTGACGCGCAAGCTCTCCCTCACCCGCCCGCAGGATGCGCTGCAGCTGATGTACGCGGAGCACCAGGTCATCTACGACGCGATCGCCGCCGGGCAGGTCGATGCCGCCTCGGCGGCCATGCGCAACCATCTGGAAGCCGCCCGCAAGCGCGTCTTCGAGGATTGA
- a CDS encoding sugar ABC transporter substrate-binding protein, which translates to MGFGMRGLAKAALVGASLTALGSLTAAKAEDIRLTYQSWHLAEEPWATSLKEGFAEFERLNPGIKIVPQPVSLGQRDVTLTTAIRAGRGPDIFQLDANPISQYIKEGWVKDLTPYMEKEGGAKAFMADFYPSLRDAVTNDGKVYGVPKNTAAMVLTYNKKLFDAAGVTQAPATWEEFRTAAQKLTRATKEGGPVDQWGTALILQPAGFDLRVSVILRGFGADFLTPDNKHSALNTPEAKEAFQYVVDLIQKDKVMPPGVSQVDANAARQFMAQSKVGTIVETLWALPIIQAINPAFDAWNTLAMAPIPVKAGTDPKVRSTLYVDGLFMNPNTKNADAAWKLIQFMTDRQRMEKWFVDNNMLAGRQSVNDEFKPIQDSKFAQVVKAEIGHASFLPLIPQWPEILTAFRQNLQAAVAQTKTPEAALADAHNQIEAILAR; encoded by the coding sequence ATGGGATTTGGGATGCGCGGGTTGGCGAAGGCCGCCCTGGTCGGGGCTTCGCTCACGGCGCTTGGTTCACTCACGGCGGCAAAGGCTGAGGATATCCGGCTGACCTACCAGAGCTGGCATCTAGCGGAAGAGCCCTGGGCGACCTCGCTCAAGGAGGGCTTCGCCGAGTTCGAGCGCCTCAATCCCGGCATCAAGATCGTGCCGCAACCGGTGTCGCTCGGACAGCGCGACGTCACGCTGACGACCGCCATCCGCGCCGGGCGCGGGCCGGACATCTTCCAGCTCGATGCCAACCCCATCAGCCAGTACATCAAGGAAGGCTGGGTCAAGGACCTGACGCCCTATATGGAGAAGGAGGGCGGCGCCAAGGCTTTCATGGCGGACTTCTACCCCTCGCTCCGCGACGCCGTCACCAACGACGGCAAGGTCTATGGTGTGCCGAAGAATACGGCGGCGATGGTCCTGACCTACAACAAGAAGCTATTCGACGCGGCAGGCGTCACCCAGGCTCCCGCGACCTGGGAAGAGTTCCGTACGGCCGCGCAGAAACTGACGCGTGCGACAAAGGAAGGCGGCCCGGTCGACCAGTGGGGAACGGCGCTTATTCTGCAGCCGGCCGGTTTTGATCTGCGTGTGTCTGTCATCCTGCGCGGTTTCGGGGCTGATTTCCTGACGCCGGACAATAAACACTCCGCACTCAACACGCCTGAGGCGAAGGAAGCCTTCCAGTACGTGGTCGACCTCATCCAGAAGGACAAGGTCATGCCGCCCGGCGTCTCCCAGGTGGATGCCAACGCCGCCCGCCAGTTCATGGCGCAGAGCAAGGTGGGCACGATCGTCGAGACCCTCTGGGCCCTGCCGATCATCCAGGCGATCAATCCGGCCTTCGATGCCTGGAACACGCTCGCCATGGCGCCGATCCCTGTGAAGGCGGGAACCGACCCCAAGGTCCGGTCCACGCTCTATGTGGACGGCCTCTTCATGAACCCCAACACCAAGAACGCGGATGCGGCCTGGAAGCTGATCCAGTTCATGACCGATCGCCAGCGCATGGAAAAGTGGTTCGTGGACAACAACATGCTGGCGGGCCGTCAGTCCGTTAACGATGAGTTCAAGCCGATCCAGGACAGCAAGTTCGCCCAGGTCGTGAAGGCTGAAATCGGCCATGCGTCCTTCCTGCCGCTCATCCCGCAGTGGCCGGAAATCCTGACGGCCTTCCGCCAGAACCTGCAGGCTGCCGTCGCCCAGACCAAGACGCCGGAGGCCGCCCTCGCCGACGCCCACAACCAGATCGAGGCGATCCTGGCGCGCTAG
- a CDS encoding sugar ABC transporter permease produces the protein MTDQRVGLFFALPAIILLVGILGFPAVAAILQSFNVLWGSGDVPGIANYVQLAMDPQFWQAFRNTTLFVASTVSIHITLGLCVALLLNADVKGKWLFRVTAILPWTVPDVISGILWRFMFDPLAGFVNALLTTAGLIAAPIDWLGDPQLAFAAVVFAEGWRGYPFIMLILLAGLQSIGQQQYEAAQLDGASTWQCFMHVTIPNLKPMLLVAAVLDLIWQARLFGLVFGMTSGGPGNATEVMPLLIYRNYFEFFNASYAASMAVVLAAVMLVFAVPYVRSSLKKEA, from the coding sequence ATGACTGATCAACGTGTCGGCTTATTCTTCGCGTTGCCTGCCATTATTCTTCTTGTAGGCATTCTTGGCTTCCCTGCCGTCGCGGCTATCCTCCAGAGTTTCAATGTGCTCTGGGGGTCCGGAGACGTACCGGGCATCGCGAACTACGTCCAGCTCGCGATGGATCCGCAATTCTGGCAGGCTTTCCGGAATACGACCCTGTTCGTCGCATCTACCGTGAGCATCCACATCACGCTCGGCCTGTGCGTGGCGCTTCTGCTCAATGCCGATGTCAAGGGCAAGTGGCTGTTCCGGGTCACCGCGATCCTGCCGTGGACCGTTCCCGACGTCATCAGCGGTATTCTCTGGCGCTTCATGTTCGATCCGCTGGCGGGTTTCGTGAACGCGCTCCTGACAACGGCCGGGCTCATCGCGGCGCCGATCGACTGGCTGGGCGACCCGCAGCTTGCCTTCGCCGCCGTCGTCTTCGCGGAAGGCTGGCGCGGCTATCCCTTCATCATGCTGATCCTGCTCGCGGGCCTGCAATCCATCGGCCAGCAGCAATACGAGGCGGCCCAGCTCGACGGCGCCTCGACCTGGCAGTGCTTCATGCATGTCACCATCCCGAACCTGAAGCCCATGCTGCTCGTGGCCGCGGTGCTGGATCTGATCTGGCAGGCGCGCCTGTTCGGTCTTGTCTTCGGCATGACGAGCGGCGGCCCTGGCAATGCAACGGAAGTGATGCCGCTGCTGATTTACCGCAATTACTTTGAATTCTTCAACGCGAGCTATGCGGCGTCCATGGCGGTCGTTCTCGCAGCGGTGATGCTGGTCTTCGCGGTGCCCTATGTGCGCTCCAGCCTGAAGAAGGAGGCGTGA
- a CDS encoding carbohydrate ABC transporter permease, with amino-acid sequence MMRGSAQSNLFVWVALLAVAIFNLFPFYWMVTSSFKSSLEVVSYPATLVPQAWTTDAYRNIWLQEGFVAYFRNSLIVSLSTALLSSGVGLFAAYGFSRFKFKGRMAWMSLFLGSQMLPGVLLVGAYFRMLTFAGLYDTLFGLILAQTTITLPFSVWMLKGYIDTVPAEIDNAAMIDGANRLQILLRIIAPNIIPGFVATATFAFLLAWGDLLWALCLIEDQAKQTMTLGITRLIGQFRVQWSEIMAATVIGSVIPATLYVFLQKYLVQGFTGSAVKD; translated from the coding sequence ATGATGCGCGGATCCGCTCAATCCAACCTCTTCGTCTGGGTCGCGCTTCTCGCCGTCGCGATCTTCAACCTGTTTCCTTTCTATTGGATGGTGACCTCCTCCTTCAAAAGCTCGCTCGAGGTCGTCTCCTATCCCGCGACGCTCGTGCCGCAGGCGTGGACGACGGATGCCTATCGCAACATCTGGCTGCAGGAAGGTTTCGTCGCCTATTTCCGCAACAGCCTGATCGTGTCGCTCAGCACGGCGCTCTTGTCGTCGGGCGTCGGCCTTTTCGCGGCTTACGGCTTCTCGCGCTTCAAGTTCAAGGGGCGCATGGCGTGGATGTCCCTGTTCCTCGGCAGCCAGATGCTGCCGGGGGTGCTCCTGGTCGGCGCCTATTTCCGCATGCTGACCTTCGCCGGGCTCTATGACACCTTGTTCGGTCTCATTCTCGCACAGACGACGATCACGCTGCCGTTCAGTGTCTGGATGTTGAAGGGCTACATCGACACCGTCCCCGCCGAGATCGACAACGCGGCGATGATTGACGGCGCCAACCGTCTGCAGATCCTGCTGCGGATCATCGCGCCCAACATCATCCCGGGTTTCGTCGCCACAGCGACTTTCGCCTTTCTTCTCGCCTGGGGCGATCTGTTGTGGGCGCTCTGCCTCATCGAAGATCAGGCGAAGCAGACGATGACACTCGGCATTACGCGGCTCATCGGGCAATTCCGCGTGCAATGGTCGGAAATTATGGCAGCCACCGTCATCGGCAGCGTCATACCGGCCACGCTCTACGTCTTTCTTCAGAAATACCTGGTGCAGGGCTTTACCGGCAGCGCCGTCAAGGATTGA
- a CDS encoding sugar phosphate isomerase/epimerase family protein, translating into MNPLSIHSYTFLPTWTTQHGEDAAREARAAGYDRLVIPLRDHDVIEPAAIVRMMEREGLQPVTTANQRPEADISSTDRAVWAAGLERHRRSLRLARDLGAKHMGGILYSVFGKAQRAATDENVKAAAEALALLADEAAGFGMRIALEIVNRYESNLLNTAAQGIDMVRRVGAPNLHLHLDTFHMNIEEDDPLEALKAARPYLAYFEIDQNNRGPLDRGAIDFAPMLAFLKDSDYTDMIGVEAFSSAISGPEVAAGVGAWRNLFDDGAAVARSGIAVLKQAGFA; encoded by the coding sequence ATGAATCCGCTTTCCATCCACTCCTATACGTTCCTGCCGACATGGACGACGCAGCATGGCGAGGATGCGGCCCGCGAGGCGCGGGCGGCCGGCTACGACCGCCTCGTTATTCCGCTGCGGGATCATGACGTCATCGAGCCGGCGGCCATCGTTCGCATGATGGAGCGGGAGGGACTGCAGCCCGTCACGACGGCCAATCAGCGGCCGGAGGCGGACATTTCGAGCACCGATCGCGCCGTCTGGGCAGCCGGGCTGGAGCGTCATCGCCGCTCCCTGCGGCTGGCGCGCGATCTCGGCGCCAAGCACATGGGCGGCATCCTCTACAGCGTGTTCGGCAAGGCCCAGCGGGCGGCGACGGATGAGAATGTGAAGGCAGCAGCGGAAGCCCTGGCGTTGCTGGCCGATGAAGCCGCCGGCTTCGGCATGCGGATCGCCTTGGAGATCGTCAATCGCTACGAGAGCAATCTCCTCAACACCGCCGCCCAAGGTATCGACATGGTCCGCCGTGTCGGCGCGCCCAATCTTCATCTTCATCTCGACACGTTCCACATGAATATCGAGGAAGATGACCCTCTGGAAGCGCTCAAGGCAGCGCGCCCCTATCTCGCTTATTTCGAGATAGACCAGAACAACCGGGGGCCTCTTGATCGCGGCGCCATCGATTTCGCCCCGATGCTCGCGTTCCTCAAGGACTCCGACTATACGGACATGATCGGCGTCGAGGCGTTTTCGAGCGCGATTTCCGGCCCGGAGGTGGCGGCCGGGGTCGGCGCATGGCGGAACCTGTTCGACGATGGTGCGGCTGTTGCGCGCTCCGGAATTGCGGTGCTGAAACAGGCCGGCTTCGCCTGA
- the dhaL gene encoding dihydroxyacetone kinase subunit DhaL, whose amino-acid sequence MKKLINDVLKVVPETLEGFVRLHPDLALLDGYATVIRGDIESFRASGKVAVISGGGAGHEPAHAGYVGRGMLTAAVSGDVFASPSTDAVFAALMAVGTPAGVLMVVKNYTGDRINFGLAAEMARAHGIPVETVVVDDDAALGSAEATAGRRGIAGTVLVHKVAGAAAEAGLSLADVARNAQAAVAGLASMGVGLSPCTLPAAGKANFELGADEIELGLGIHGEAGVERRSIASAATLTGILLDTIIKDRAIATGDEVALLVNNLGGTPTMEMNIVAKNALDHLQGHGIAVDRAYCGTFLTAIEMDGVSLSLMKLDPSLRNALDAPTEAPAWLANARAKQPPLAKAVTVPAGQAEVNADDGRATPAPEAVIAAIRAGCEALLAAEDRLTEMDRHVGDGDIGRSLAQGAEAVLTRLDAMPGYATYAVLRELSLTIRRAMGGTSGPLYAAMALSASNSLKEPHGDASASLAMAFSTAVASVSQLGGAKAGDRTMVDALLPAAEAIAQGGGVAAQLAAAAEAASLAAARTADMMPRRGRSSYIGERALGYPDPGAEAVALWLKAAAASVATKPA is encoded by the coding sequence TTGAAGAAGCTGATCAACGACGTTCTGAAGGTTGTGCCGGAAACCCTTGAGGGATTTGTTCGCCTGCATCCGGATCTGGCGCTGCTCGATGGCTACGCCACAGTGATCCGCGGCGATATCGAGTCGTTTCGGGCGAGCGGCAAGGTCGCTGTGATCAGTGGTGGCGGCGCAGGCCACGAGCCTGCCCATGCCGGTTATGTCGGTCGCGGCATGCTGACGGCGGCCGTGTCGGGCGATGTCTTCGCCTCACCGAGCACCGACGCCGTGTTCGCGGCGCTGATGGCGGTTGGCACCCCGGCCGGTGTCCTGATGGTGGTGAAGAACTATACCGGCGACCGCATCAATTTCGGCCTCGCGGCGGAAATGGCGCGCGCGCATGGCATTCCGGTTGAAACCGTGGTGGTCGACGATGACGCGGCGCTCGGCAGTGCAGAGGCGACCGCAGGGCGGCGTGGTATCGCCGGCACCGTGCTCGTCCACAAGGTGGCGGGCGCGGCGGCGGAAGCAGGCTTGAGCCTCGCCGACGTGGCGCGGAATGCGCAGGCTGCGGTTGCGGGGCTCGCTTCCATGGGCGTCGGGCTGTCGCCCTGCACGCTGCCCGCAGCCGGCAAGGCCAATTTCGAGCTCGGCGCGGATGAGATCGAGCTCGGGCTCGGCATCCATGGCGAGGCGGGCGTCGAGCGACGCAGCATCGCCAGTGCCGCGACGCTGACCGGCATCCTGCTCGATACCATCATCAAGGATCGCGCCATCGCGACGGGCGATGAAGTGGCGCTGCTCGTCAACAATCTCGGCGGCACGCCGACCATGGAGATGAATATCGTAGCGAAGAACGCGCTCGATCACCTCCAGGGGCATGGCATCGCCGTCGACCGCGCCTATTGCGGCACGTTCCTGACCGCCATCGAGATGGACGGCGTGTCGCTCAGCCTGATGAAGCTCGATCCGTCCTTGCGCAACGCTCTCGACGCCCCCACCGAGGCGCCCGCATGGCTCGCCAACGCGCGGGCCAAACAGCCACCGCTCGCTAAGGCGGTGACGGTGCCGGCCGGGCAGGCCGAAGTGAACGCCGATGACGGCCGCGCGACGCCCGCGCCGGAGGCGGTCATCGCAGCCATTCGCGCTGGCTGCGAGGCCCTGCTCGCGGCCGAGGACCGGCTCACCGAGATGGATCGCCATGTCGGCGACGGCGATATCGGCCGCTCGCTGGCGCAGGGCGCGGAAGCCGTTCTGACGCGGCTCGACGCGATGCCGGGTTATGCGACCTATGCGGTGCTGCGTGAACTCTCCCTCACCATTCGGCGCGCCATGGGCGGTACGTCCGGACCGCTCTATGCGGCGATGGCGCTGAGCGCGAGCAACAGCCTGAAAGAGCCCCACGGGGACGCCTCGGCATCCCTCGCCATGGCATTTTCCACGGCGGTGGCATCTGTATCACAGCTCGGCGGCGCCAAGGCGGGCGACCGGACTATGGTGGATGCGCTTCTGCCGGCGGCCGAGGCGATCGCCCAGGGCGGCGGGGTAGCCGCGCAGCTGGCCGCCGCCGCCGAAGCCGCGAGCCTGGCCGCCGCCCGCACGGCCGACATGATGCCGCGCCGCGGGCGCTCCAGCTATATCGGTGAGCGTGCGCTGGGCTATCCGGACCCGGGTGCGGAAGCTGTCGCGCTTTGGTTGAAGGCGGCAGCGGCAAGCGTTGCGACCAAGCCGGCGTAG
- a CDS encoding alpha/beta fold hydrolase: protein MSADARGDRSGEGNDEKRAVVFIHGIGGSARVWTPQMAAFAAAGFRPIPLDMPGYGARPAVTTMDFEELAADVEAAIGQVDRLKPVLVGHSMGGMVVQTMLRRRPDAYHAAVLVGTSPAFGNPQGDFQKAFVAARLEPLESGRTMAELAPEMVDGMMGPSPDGEGRALAVSTMAATPAATYRAAVLCLVNFDERANLGAIRVPVLCLAGEHDRNAPASMMERMASRIPGARFRLLPDVGHLPNCEAPDSFNAAILDYLAECDQSA, encoded by the coding sequence ATGAGCGCGGACGCAAGGGGCGATCGCTCCGGCGAGGGGAATGACGAAAAGCGTGCTGTCGTGTTCATCCACGGCATTGGCGGCAGCGCGCGGGTATGGACACCGCAGATGGCGGCTTTCGCGGCGGCGGGCTTCCGGCCCATACCGCTCGACATGCCCGGCTACGGCGCGCGTCCGGCCGTCACCACCATGGATTTCGAGGAGCTGGCGGCCGATGTCGAGGCTGCCATCGGTCAAGTCGATCGACTAAAGCCTGTGCTTGTCGGGCATTCCATGGGCGGAATGGTGGTGCAGACGATGCTGCGGCGTCGCCCTGATGCCTATCATGCCGCCGTCCTGGTCGGCACAAGCCCTGCCTTCGGCAACCCGCAAGGCGACTTCCAGAAGGCTTTCGTGGCCGCGCGGCTTGAGCCGTTGGAGAGCGGCAGGACGATGGCGGAACTCGCGCCGGAGATGGTCGACGGCATGATGGGCCCTTCGCCGGATGGTGAGGGCAGGGCGCTCGCCGTCTCCACCATGGCCGCGACACCCGCCGCCACCTATCGCGCGGCCGTGTTGTGCCTCGTGAATTTCGACGAGCGCGCCAATCTCGGCGCAATCCGTGTGCCGGTGCTGTGCCTTGCCGGGGAGCATGACCGCAACGCGCCTGCGTCGATGATGGAGCGCATGGCGTCCCGCATTCCCGGCGCCCGTTTCCGGTTGCTGCCCGATGTCGGCCATCTGCCGAACTGCGAGGCGCCCGACAGCTTCAACGCCGCCATTCTCGACTATCTGGCAGAATGCGACCAGAGCGCATGA
- a CDS encoding acyl-CoA dehydrogenase, whose protein sequence is MSAYPIDLDREPVDAPLFAPQAFRLTDEQAALTAKVRAFGREVVAPRAAKHDREATFPIENFRDMHGEGLLRLCIPKDEGGLGADFQTYCLSAAELGRYCGATALSWNMHVCSTLWSGPLADELEMTPADRAAHRARRSVHYQRIVNDGAVYAQPFSEGGAAAAGAIAFGTEARPVEGGFIVNGKKIFASLSGAADYYGVLCTERAEGEAASRRNTLYLAVPANAEGVSVVGDWDPLGMRGTVSRTLLFKDVFVPDDAMLMPHGVYFQAATRWPHMFLTLSPTYMGLAQAAYDFTVSYLRGELPGMPPVKRRMFPTKQIAVAEMRIMLEQTKALWFQAITEACANPSREQVLRAYAAQHTVMENANAIAVKAIRTCGGQAMLKSLPLERIYRDSRCGALMLPWTAEICVDRIGREALYEPGEKDD, encoded by the coding sequence ATGAGCGCCTATCCTATCGATCTCGACCGCGAGCCCGTCGATGCGCCGCTGTTCGCGCCCCAGGCCTTCCGGCTCACGGATGAGCAGGCCGCGTTGACTGCAAAAGTCCGCGCCTTCGGTCGAGAGGTGGTGGCTCCCCGCGCCGCCAAACATGATCGCGAGGCCACTTTCCCGATCGAGAATTTCCGGGACATGCACGGCGAGGGGCTGCTCCGGCTCTGTATTCCGAAGGACGAGGGCGGCCTCGGCGCGGACTTCCAGACCTATTGCCTCTCGGCCGCCGAACTCGGCCGCTATTGCGGGGCGACGGCGCTCTCCTGGAACATGCATGTCTGCTCGACGCTATGGTCCGGCCCTCTGGCCGACGAACTCGAGATGACGCCCGCGGATCGCGCGGCCCATCGGGCACGCCGCAGCGTCCATTACCAGCGCATCGTGAATGATGGCGCCGTCTATGCCCAACCCTTCTCTGAGGGTGGCGCCGCTGCTGCCGGCGCGATTGCCTTCGGCACCGAGGCGAGGCCGGTCGAGGGCGGCTTCATCGTGAACGGCAAGAAGATCTTCGCGTCCCTCTCCGGCGCCGCCGACTACTACGGTGTGTTGTGCACGGAACGCGCCGAGGGCGAGGCGGCGAGCCGACGCAACACGCTTTATCTCGCCGTGCCGGCTAACGCCGAAGGCGTCTCCGTGGTCGGCGACTGGGATCCGCTCGGCATGCGGGGGACGGTGTCGCGGACGCTCCTCTTCAAGGATGTGTTCGTGCCGGACGACGCTATGCTGATGCCGCATGGCGTTTATTTCCAGGCGGCGACCCGCTGGCCGCATATGTTCCTGACGCTGTCACCGACCTATATGGGTTTGGCGCAAGCGGCCTATGACTTCACGGTGTCCTATCTGCGCGGCGAACTGCCCGGCATGCCGCCGGTGAAGCGGCGCATGTTCCCCACCAAACAGATCGCCGTGGCCGAGATGCGGATCATGCTGGAGCAGACCAAGGCCCTGTGGTTCCAGGCCATTACCGAGGCATGCGCCAATCCGAGCCGCGAGCAGGTTTTGCGCGCCTATGCGGCCCAGCACACGGTGATGGAGAACGCCAACGCGATCGCCGTGAAGGCGATCCGCACCTGCGGCGGCCAGGCCATGCTGAAGAGCCTGCCCCTGGAGCGGATCTACCGCGACAGCCGCTGCGGCGCCTTGATGCTGCCCTGGACCGCCGAGATCTGCGTCGATCGCATCGGCCGCGAGGCGCTCTACGAGCCCGGCGAAAAGGACGACTGA
- a CDS encoding long-chain-fatty-acid--CoA ligase produces the protein MDLSDLIDRNAAFTPDKVAIRFEGATFTYRALSQRIAATARALKSHFGVGRGDRVAILAANHPDYLVLLYACARLGAMLVPINWRLAVPEQVFILTDASVKVLFVEETYAAVVAPLAEAAPETRVVGLEFVPPDAISFDDLLAVGSGDGRNPHIDFSCPLLIVYTSGTTGRPKGAVLRQEALVWNAAMSQHMHGLTSDDHILTVLPFFHVGGLNIQTTPALHLGATVTIHRRFAPDATLAAIAEDRTTHTVLVPTTIQAVVAHPDWATTDLSSLRALSTGSVNVPQQLIDAVAARGIPVLQVYGSTETCPIAVYTRLGGEARGTSTGLPGLHCEARIVNEKGEEVPHGTAGEVVVRGPSVFFEYWGNEAATAEALKNGWYYTGDIGTRDADGYFHIHDRKKNVIISGGENIYPAELERVLGEHVAVAEVAVIGRPDPRWQEVPVAYVVIRRDCAVDAEALIAHARDNLARFKVPREIVFVDSLPRNAMGKVQHFVLKQQLA, from the coding sequence ATGGATCTGTCCGATCTCATTGACCGCAACGCGGCCTTCACGCCGGACAAGGTGGCGATACGCTTCGAGGGCGCGACGTTCACCTATCGGGCCCTGTCGCAACGCATTGCCGCGACGGCACGCGCGCTGAAGTCGCATTTCGGGGTGGGGCGCGGCGACCGGGTGGCGATCCTCGCGGCCAATCATCCCGACTATCTCGTGCTGCTCTATGCCTGTGCACGGCTCGGGGCGATGCTGGTGCCGATCAACTGGCGGCTTGCGGTGCCGGAGCAGGTCTTCATCCTCACCGATGCCTCGGTGAAGGTGCTGTTCGTCGAGGAGACCTATGCCGCCGTGGTCGCGCCGCTCGCGGAGGCGGCACCGGAAACGCGCGTCGTCGGCCTTGAATTTGTGCCACCGGACGCGATCTCCTTCGACGATCTGTTGGCCGTGGGCAGCGGGGATGGACGCAATCCCCATATCGATTTCTCCTGTCCGCTGCTGATCGTCTACACGTCCGGCACGACAGGGCGGCCCAAGGGCGCGGTGCTGCGGCAGGAGGCGCTGGTGTGGAACGCCGCCATGAGCCAGCATATGCATGGCCTGACGAGCGACGACCATATCCTCACGGTGCTGCCGTTCTTCCATGTGGGCGGCTTGAACATCCAGACGACGCCGGCGCTTCACCTCGGCGCGACCGTCACCATCCACCGGCGCTTCGCGCCCGACGCGACGCTCGCGGCCATCGCCGAGGACCGGACGACCCATACAGTGCTTGTCCCCACCACGATCCAGGCTGTCGTCGCGCATCCGGATTGGGCGACGACGGATCTCTCCAGCCTGCGGGCACTGTCCACGGGCTCCGTCAACGTGCCGCAGCAGTTGATCGACGCGGTCGCCGCGCGCGGCATTCCTGTGCTGCAGGTCTATGGCTCCACCGAGACCTGCCCCATCGCCGTCTATACGCGTCTCGGCGGCGAGGCGCGCGGCACTTCGACGGGCCTGCCCGGCCTCCATTGCGAGGCGCGCATCGTCAATGAGAAGGGGGAGGAGGTGCCCCACGGCACCGCCGGCGAGGTCGTCGTGCGCGGACCAAGCGTCTTCTTCGAGTATTGGGGCAACGAGGCCGCCACGGCCGAGGCCTTGAAGAACGGCTGGTATTACACCGGTGATATCGGCACGCGCGATGCGGATGGCTATTTCCACATCCATGACCGCAAGAAGAACGTCATCATCTCAGGCGGTGAGAACATCTATCCGGCCGAATTGGAGCGCGTTCTCGGTGAACATGTGGCAGTCGCGGAAGTGGCTGTCATCGGCCGGCCCGATCCGAGATGGCAGGAAGTGCCCGTCGCCTATGTGGTGATCCGCCGCGACTGCGCGGTCGATGCCGAGGCACTCATCGCCCACGCGCGCGACAACCTCGCTCGTTTCAAGGTGCCGCGCGAGATCGTCTTCGTCGACAGCCTGCCACGCAATGCCATGGGCAAGGTGCAGCATTTCGTTCTCAAACAACAATTGGCGTGA